From one Trueperella pyogenes genomic stretch:
- a CDS encoding MFS transporter gives MKTKNEVRAQDLSRGRRFFLLTLVSMGSSIIYTPAYLKSVFYDPLMEALNVTNAQLGQFLSAYAITALICYFPSGVIADKVRVRTLSWMGFMLTAALTWVYATLPSVGTLMMVFVGMGISTILIWWGIRFKLVRLISEEEEYSKNIGISYGLYGAAGLVVGLVCLLFIKYIASATDSMRWMLIFLGCLIFILGLLSFLIPKFEGEIADSSQGFNLSEIGQTLKNPVVWMAAAIMFFVYFYYTGVTYTTPYLSSVMGASVGIVSFVSIVRQYGVTLLSGPAFGFLAKGAGSPTRVIGWGSIVAVIGLVAIAFLPAGAAMAVIAAIIAILLGFIANGVFGIVSSALTEGKVPLTIFGTATGVLSIIGFAPDTFSSIWFGALIDDKGNDAYVEIFIILAASALLATVFAFMLQFYVQKNATKLEAAQLAAVVEAQGMSIEEAAKFVGVDEESLADVRKEI, from the coding sequence ATGAAAACGAAAAACGAAGTACGGGCACAAGACTTGTCTCGTGGTCGTCGATTCTTCCTCCTGACACTCGTCTCCATGGGTAGCTCGATCATCTACACTCCTGCCTACCTCAAGAGTGTCTTCTACGATCCGCTCATGGAGGCGTTGAACGTGACGAACGCCCAGTTGGGCCAGTTCCTGTCTGCCTACGCGATTACGGCCCTGATCTGTTATTTCCCGTCTGGAGTTATCGCAGACAAGGTGCGTGTGCGCACGCTGTCCTGGATGGGATTCATGCTCACGGCCGCATTGACCTGGGTATATGCGACCCTGCCCTCGGTGGGCACGCTCATGATGGTCTTTGTGGGCATGGGCATCTCCACGATCCTCATCTGGTGGGGCATTCGCTTCAAGCTGGTTCGCCTCATCTCTGAAGAGGAGGAGTACTCGAAGAATATCGGCATTTCCTACGGCCTCTACGGCGCGGCCGGGCTCGTCGTTGGCCTAGTTTGCCTGCTCTTCATCAAGTACATCGCCAGTGCCACCGACTCGATGCGGTGGATGCTCATCTTCCTGGGCTGCCTCATCTTCATCCTCGGCCTGCTGTCCTTCCTCATCCCCAAGTTCGAGGGCGAGATCGCCGATAGCTCGCAGGGCTTCAACCTTTCCGAGATCGGCCAGACGCTGAAGAACCCAGTGGTGTGGATGGCTGCGGCGATCATGTTCTTCGTGTACTTCTACTACACCGGCGTCACCTACACGACCCCCTACCTGTCCTCGGTCATGGGCGCTTCGGTGGGCATCGTCTCCTTCGTGTCGATCGTTCGCCAGTACGGCGTCACCCTGCTGTCCGGCCCGGCTTTCGGTTTCCTGGCCAAGGGCGCTGGCAGCCCGACTCGCGTGATCGGCTGGGGCTCCATCGTCGCGGTGATCGGCCTGGTTGCGATCGCCTTCCTCCCGGCAGGCGCCGCCATGGCTGTCATCGCAGCAATCATCGCCATCCTGCTCGGATTTATCGCTAACGGCGTGTTTGGCATCGTCTCCTCGGCGCTGACCGAAGGCAAAGTGCCGCTGACCATTTTCGGCACGGCCACCGGCGTCCTGTCGATTATCGGCTTCGCGCCGGATACGTTCTCCTCGATTTGGTTCGGCGCGCTGATCGACGACAAGGGCAATGACGCTTACGTAGAGATCTTCATCATCCTCGCCGCTTCGGCCCTCCTCGCCACGGTCTTTGCCTTCATGCTCCAGTTCTACGTGCAGAAGAACGCCACGAAGCTTGAGGCTGCTCAGCTTGCCGCGGTGGTGGAAGCGCAGGGCATGTCGATTGAGGAAGCGGCCAAGTTCGTCGGCGTCGACGAAGAATCCCTCGCGGACGTTCGCAAGGAAATCTAA
- a CDS encoding sugar O-acetyltransferase: protein MNLERSEEQFARMRAHELYRVEGPAFAKAFARSMRIQDEINALPSGDMEAIASKARELFGTFGAGAAIRTPVRCDYGVHTHIGEGTFINFDCVFLDVADIIIGKNCQIAPRVQLLTAEHPLQATVRREGWESGRPIVLGDNVWLGAGVMVAPGVTIGENTVVGAGSVVVRDLPANAVAAGVPARVLRGLPDDVDPAEMLPAHLL, encoded by the coding sequence ATGAATCTCGAAAGATCCGAAGAGCAGTTTGCGCGCATGCGCGCCCACGAGCTTTACCGCGTGGAAGGCCCTGCCTTCGCGAAAGCTTTTGCGCGTTCAATGCGTATCCAGGACGAGATCAACGCGCTGCCCTCTGGCGACATGGAAGCCATCGCCAGCAAAGCGCGCGAGCTATTCGGCACATTCGGCGCGGGTGCCGCCATCCGGACGCCCGTGCGCTGTGATTATGGCGTCCACACCCACATCGGGGAGGGCACGTTTATCAACTTCGACTGCGTCTTCCTCGACGTCGCCGACATCATCATCGGCAAGAACTGCCAGATTGCGCCCCGGGTGCAGCTGCTGACCGCCGAGCACCCCCTCCAGGCCACTGTGCGCCGTGAGGGCTGGGAGTCGGGGCGGCCAATCGTCCTCGGTGACAATGTGTGGCTCGGCGCCGGCGTCATGGTCGCGCCGGGCGTGACGATCGGGGAAAACACTGTAGTCGGGGCGGGCTCCGTCGTCGTACGCGACCTGCCAGCGAACGCCGTCGCCGCCGGGGTGCCTGCGCGTGTGTTGCGTGGTCTTCCCGACGACGTCGACCCGGCCGAGATGCTGCCGGCACACCTGCTCTAG
- a CDS encoding 6-phosphofructokinase, which yields MDNVDSPEVKIGILTSGGDAQGMNATVRSVVRTALQLGAEPYAFLEGWRGPVEGGALIKKMGWSDVSSTINKGGTAIGTARCAEFRERSGMKKAVYNFVSNGIDRLVIMGGDGTLTGADELRQLWPELLAELVNEGKVSPEDGERHAKLMIAGIVGSIDNDLVGTDMTVGADSALTRIIEAIDAIAATAASHQRTFIIEVMGRRCGYLALMSAIAGGCDYVFIPELPPADGWEDQLADKLRLGRENGRRDSLIVVAEGATDRHGNPITAEQVRAAIKERLGEDPRITSLGHVQRGGAPSAYDRWMPTLLGYTAAWDMVHATQDTEPVIIGTRRNKLVRLPMMEAIQNTRAVKNYLAEGDWENAVASRGNHYREMIDLFSTISSPIGPERPEHSKRIGIVHAGGLAPGMNPAARAAVKLGIDRGYTMLGIEGGFPGLLDGQIRELKWNDVEGWAEDGGAELGTRRTIPDLDQYYALGRAIENAELDGLIVIGGFKAYKMVYEMHKESARYPAFKIPMVLVPASIDNNLPGAEFSIGADTTLNWNTQTIDRIRQSASASRRCFVVETMGRKCGYLALMSALTTGAEQVYLYEDGVTLSQLAADTAKMIRSFEAGRRLYLVIRNEDASEYYNADVLANIFEEEGSNLFDVRSVILGHAQQGGNPSPFDRTLAVRLVNSAMKALAADFEGGKHSSFHVGMVDGDIEIQPVAHMDELIDMEDRLPYEPWWHLLKDVLYVVSDPTAKLELAQLPIVIDAHQS from the coding sequence GTGGACAACGTGGATAGCCCGGAAGTGAAAATCGGTATTCTGACCTCAGGCGGTGATGCCCAGGGCATGAATGCAACCGTCCGCTCGGTAGTTCGCACTGCGCTCCAGCTCGGAGCCGAGCCGTATGCATTCCTCGAGGGCTGGCGCGGCCCGGTCGAAGGTGGGGCTCTCATCAAGAAGATGGGCTGGTCGGACGTCTCCTCCACGATCAACAAGGGCGGCACCGCCATTGGCACCGCGCGCTGTGCTGAATTCCGCGAACGTTCCGGGATGAAGAAAGCCGTCTACAATTTCGTGTCGAACGGCATCGACCGCCTCGTCATTATGGGCGGAGACGGCACGCTCACCGGCGCGGACGAATTGCGCCAGCTGTGGCCCGAACTGCTGGCCGAGCTGGTCAACGAGGGCAAGGTCTCCCCCGAAGACGGCGAACGCCACGCGAAGCTAATGATCGCCGGCATCGTGGGCTCCATCGATAACGACTTGGTGGGTACCGACATGACAGTCGGCGCAGACTCCGCCCTGACCCGCATCATTGAAGCGATCGATGCTATCGCGGCCACCGCCGCCTCCCACCAGCGCACTTTTATTATCGAGGTCATGGGTCGACGCTGCGGCTACCTCGCCCTCATGTCCGCCATCGCCGGTGGTTGTGACTACGTCTTCATCCCAGAGCTGCCTCCGGCCGACGGCTGGGAGGATCAACTCGCCGATAAGCTGCGTTTAGGCCGGGAGAATGGGCGGCGTGACTCGCTCATCGTCGTCGCCGAAGGGGCTACCGACCGCCACGGAAATCCGATCACCGCCGAGCAGGTGCGCGCCGCTATCAAGGAGCGCCTAGGCGAGGACCCGCGCATCACATCACTCGGACACGTCCAGCGCGGTGGCGCGCCCTCCGCCTACGACCGGTGGATGCCCACGCTCCTGGGCTACACCGCGGCATGGGATATGGTTCACGCCACCCAGGATACTGAGCCGGTCATCATTGGCACGCGCCGCAACAAGCTAGTTCGCCTGCCCATGATGGAGGCCATCCAGAACACCCGCGCGGTGAAGAACTACCTTGCCGAGGGCGACTGGGAAAACGCCGTCGCCTCGCGTGGCAACCACTACCGCGAAATGATTGACCTCTTCTCCACGATCTCTTCGCCCATCGGCCCCGAGCGCCCGGAGCATTCCAAGCGGATCGGCATCGTCCACGCCGGCGGGCTCGCCCCCGGCATGAATCCCGCAGCCCGCGCCGCCGTCAAACTCGGCATCGACCGCGGCTATACCATGCTCGGCATCGAGGGCGGCTTCCCCGGCCTGCTCGACGGGCAGATCCGCGAGCTCAAGTGGAACGACGTCGAGGGCTGGGCTGAAGACGGCGGCGCCGAACTCGGCACCCGCCGCACGATCCCCGATCTTGACCAGTACTACGCCCTCGGCCGCGCAATCGAGAACGCCGAGCTAGACGGCCTCATCGTTATTGGTGGTTTCAAGGCCTACAAGATGGTCTACGAGATGCACAAGGAATCGGCGCGCTATCCCGCTTTCAAGATCCCGATGGTTCTGGTGCCGGCGTCGATTGACAACAATTTGCCCGGCGCGGAGTTTTCCATAGGTGCGGACACTACCCTGAACTGGAATACGCAGACAATCGATCGGATACGGCAGTCGGCGTCGGCGTCGCGGCGTTGCTTTGTGGTGGAGACGATGGGACGCAAGTGTGGCTATCTGGCCCTCATGTCGGCGCTGACGACGGGCGCAGAACAGGTCTATCTGTACGAAGACGGCGTCACGCTCAGCCAGCTCGCCGCCGACACCGCAAAGATGATCCGCTCCTTTGAAGCTGGCCGTCGCCTGTACCTGGTGATTCGCAACGAGGACGCCTCCGAGTATTACAACGCCGACGTGCTGGCCAATATCTTCGAAGAAGAAGGATCGAACTTGTTCGATGTCCGCTCGGTCATCCTGGGCCACGCCCAGCAGGGCGGCAACCCCTCACCGTTCGATCGCACACTCGCCGTGCGCCTGGTCAACAGCGCGATGAAAGCGTTGGCGGCGGATTTTGAGGGCGGCAAGCACAGTTCTTTCCATGTGGGCATGGTCGATGGGGACATCGAGATCCAGCCCGTGGCGCACATGGACGAGCTGATCGACATGGAAGATCGCCTGCCCTACGAGCCGTGGTGGCATCTGCTCAAGGACGTGCTCTACGTGGTTTCAGATCCGACGGCAAAGTTGGAGCTCGCCCAGCTTCCGATCGTCATCGACGCCCACCAATCCTAG
- the aes gene encoding acetyl esterase, whose product MKRLDVPSLWSKDMGAVVAKQNEIAAGLYTPGQTLVQMREGYLTERKFWNEGGPEMHSTRDVRIPTSHGEVGVRIYRPVEGALPIIFYIHGGGFALGNLDTHDRICRNIAAEAGAAVVAIDYTLSPEAKFPQAIEECAQVVQRVRARADEFGLLGADISFAGDSGGANMGLGTYLFLRDVMNDADGVRCFLLYYGWFGLKDSASIRLYGGVWDGLTPEDFAMYKRLYVTTEADLDSPYLNIFNADLAGLPPAYICAAEFDPLLDDSTLLAKVYETQGIAHEIEVVPGVIHAFLHHGRMLEEARRVMAHGGAFFNSIPSPTNNLESRTNGLFID is encoded by the coding sequence ATGAAGAGACTCGATGTGCCTTCGCTGTGGAGCAAGGACATGGGCGCCGTGGTCGCCAAACAGAACGAGATCGCTGCGGGCCTGTACACTCCTGGACAGACGCTCGTGCAAATGCGGGAAGGCTACCTCACGGAACGCAAGTTCTGGAACGAGGGCGGACCGGAGATGCATTCGACTCGTGACGTACGCATTCCCACCTCTCACGGCGAGGTAGGTGTCCGCATCTACCGGCCTGTCGAAGGCGCCCTACCTATCATCTTCTATATCCACGGTGGGGGATTCGCCCTCGGTAACTTGGACACCCACGATCGCATCTGCCGCAATATCGCCGCCGAGGCCGGTGCAGCGGTGGTGGCGATCGACTACACCCTGTCACCGGAGGCGAAGTTCCCGCAGGCTATTGAAGAATGCGCGCAGGTAGTCCAGCGCGTGCGTGCCCGTGCGGACGAGTTCGGCCTGCTTGGCGCCGACATCTCTTTCGCGGGTGATTCGGGCGGGGCGAACATGGGCCTGGGCACATATCTCTTCTTGCGCGACGTCATGAACGACGCCGACGGCGTGCGTTGCTTTCTCCTGTACTACGGCTGGTTCGGTCTGAAGGATAGCGCTTCTATTCGCCTGTACGGAGGCGTGTGGGATGGGCTCACCCCGGAGGATTTCGCCATGTACAAGCGTCTGTACGTCACCACCGAGGCCGATCTGGACTCACCTTATCTCAACATCTTCAACGCAGACCTGGCAGGTCTGCCGCCAGCATACATTTGCGCAGCCGAGTTCGACCCCCTCCTCGATGACTCGACTCTGCTGGCAAAGGTCTACGAGACGCAGGGCATCGCCCATGAGATCGAGGTTGTGCCTGGAGTTATCCACGCATTCCTCCATCATGGGCGCATGCTCGAGGAGGCTCGCCGAGTCATGGCTCACGGCGGCGCGTTCTTTAATTCGATTCCCTCACCAACCAACAATCTTGAAAGTAGGACCAATGGACTTTTCATTGACTGA
- a CDS encoding malate dehydrogenase produces MAKSPVTVTVTGAAGNIGYALLFRIASGALLGNDVPVRLNLLEIPQGLKAAEGTAMELNDSAFPLLESVNIYDDANKAFDGASVGLLVGARPRTKGMERADLLEANGGIFGPQGKAINDNAADDIRVLVVGNPANTNAVIAMQNAPDVPKERFTAMMRLDHNRAISQLAEKTGVRVADIKKMTVWGNHSADQHPDVTWATVNGTPALDLVDQAWLDEYFVPTVAKRGAAIIEARGASSAASAASAAIDHIYDWVNGTPDGDWVTPGVYSDGSHYGVPEGLIFGFPAISTGGEWEIVDGLEISEATRVGIERNIKAAQEELDAVRALGLIK; encoded by the coding sequence ATGGCAAAGTCTCCAGTCACCGTTACCGTCACCGGCGCAGCTGGCAATATCGGCTACGCGCTTCTTTTCCGAATCGCCTCCGGCGCTCTGCTCGGCAACGACGTTCCGGTTCGCCTCAACCTTCTTGAGATCCCCCAGGGCCTGAAAGCTGCTGAGGGCACCGCAATGGAGCTCAATGACTCGGCCTTCCCGCTTCTTGAGTCGGTCAACATTTACGACGACGCCAACAAGGCTTTCGACGGCGCTTCGGTTGGCCTGCTTGTCGGTGCCCGCCCGCGGACTAAGGGCATGGAGCGCGCCGATCTCCTCGAGGCAAACGGCGGCATCTTCGGCCCACAGGGTAAGGCCATCAATGACAACGCGGCTGATGACATCCGCGTCCTCGTGGTGGGCAACCCGGCCAACACCAACGCCGTGATCGCCATGCAGAATGCTCCAGATGTGCCCAAGGAGCGCTTCACTGCCATGATGCGCCTGGATCACAACCGGGCGATCTCGCAGCTCGCAGAGAAGACTGGCGTCCGCGTCGCCGACATCAAGAAGATGACCGTGTGGGGCAATCACTCCGCAGATCAACACCCGGACGTCACCTGGGCAACCGTTAACGGCACCCCGGCGCTTGACCTTGTCGACCAGGCTTGGCTGGACGAGTACTTCGTGCCGACCGTCGCCAAGCGCGGTGCGGCGATCATCGAGGCGCGTGGCGCATCTTCGGCTGCTTCGGCCGCCTCGGCCGCGATCGACCACATTTATGACTGGGTCAACGGCACCCCCGACGGCGACTGGGTCACCCCAGGCGTGTACTCCGATGGCTCGCACTATGGCGTTCCGGAGGGCCTCATCTTCGGCTTCCCGGCTATCTCCACGGGCGGCGAGTGGGAGATCGTCGACGGCCTGGAGATCTCCGAGGCCACCCGCGTCGGCATCGAGCGCAACATCAAGGCGGCGCAGGAGGAGCTCGACGCCGTTCGCGCTCTCGGCCTGATCAAGTAA
- a CDS encoding S1 family peptidase, whose product MRTRPLATSLLVGLVVAMPTSAAAISGGEEANSEYIVQIATQTKLESKKIDRCTGSALNSEWIITAAHCIEDAASQASANIYFSNDKKEPGTPIASSQIVPSPSADLALIKLSKPHELSQYATLASDHEVTAGQVGHIYGYGRGSKGEAVSWLRRATVTQRDEGRNRYWNKTYGLVGKDGISNHGDSGGPFIVNNKLVGITVSGPHAANDYWIGEVSSAVILKPFIEWITKTTGVTAVPFATPIPATPAPEKKPEDVQPGDAPSTQPGDAPTTKPGTEMTPAPADTPSVAPGTDPSQAAPSDASSAAKKAPADSAATNGTPSVTPSEPAPSAGTPAASSTAVGTPDVAVPVAKANGAAKAGAKGGRKAELANTGSSAAALALVGVSLAAGGLLIRRGSALRREA is encoded by the coding sequence ATGCGCACACGCCCCCTTGCCACGTCTCTACTTGTAGGACTCGTGGTTGCCATGCCGACCTCGGCCGCCGCAATTTCCGGCGGAGAGGAAGCTAATTCTGAATACATCGTCCAGATAGCCACGCAAACTAAGCTTGAGTCAAAGAAGATCGACCGATGCACTGGAAGTGCGTTGAACTCGGAATGGATTATCACTGCAGCACACTGCATTGAGGACGCGGCCTCGCAGGCGTCGGCCAACATCTATTTTTCGAATGACAAGAAAGAACCTGGTACGCCGATCGCCTCGAGCCAGATTGTTCCTAGCCCGTCAGCGGATCTCGCTCTTATTAAGCTCTCCAAGCCGCATGAGCTTTCGCAGTACGCAACCCTCGCCTCGGATCATGAAGTTACTGCGGGGCAGGTCGGCCACATTTACGGATATGGCCGAGGAAGCAAGGGAGAGGCGGTGTCTTGGCTTCGCCGCGCCACTGTGACCCAAAGAGATGAAGGTCGTAATAGGTACTGGAATAAGACCTACGGATTAGTAGGAAAAGATGGCATCTCGAACCATGGCGATTCGGGCGGCCCCTTTATTGTCAACAACAAGCTCGTGGGCATCACTGTGAGCGGCCCGCATGCTGCAAATGACTATTGGATCGGCGAAGTCTCGAGCGCCGTGATACTCAAACCATTCATTGAGTGGATCACAAAGACGACCGGTGTGACGGCTGTTCCGTTCGCCACGCCAATTCCTGCCACGCCGGCTCCCGAGAAGAAACCGGAAGATGTCCAGCCAGGCGATGCCCCCAGCACTCAGCCAGGCGACGCTCCCACCACCAAGCCCGGAACAGAGATGACGCCGGCTCCTGCCGATACCCCTTCGGTTGCCCCGGGTACGGATCCGAGCCAGGCGGCTCCAAGTGACGCATCTTCAGCTGCTAAGAAGGCTCCCGCCGATAGCGCAGCTACCAACGGAACACCTTCGGTGACGCCTTCCGAGCCCGCGCCGTCGGCAGGAACCCCGGCCGCATCCTCAACGGCAGTAGGAACTCCGGACGTGGCTGTACCTGTGGCGAAGGCAAATGGAGCAGCAAAGGCCGGTGCGAAGGGCGGGCGTAAAGCCGAACTCGCCAACACGGGTTCTTCTGCGGCAGCGCTTGCACTGGTTGGTGTGAGCCTTGCTGCGGGTGGCTTGCTCATCCGTCGTGGATCGGCGTTGCGCCGCGAAGCCTAA
- the pgi gene encoding glucose-6-phosphate isomerase, with the protein MTTPIDATTTPAWARLTELNDALDVDFRQWFKDDSRAEKFTFRAGDLYVDLSKTFLTDEVQDALLELAEQVNLAERREAMLSGERINVTENRAVLHTALRREKGEVVRVDGDDVVGGVHEVLDRMYAFADKVRDGEWTGITGKPIRTVVNVGIGGSDLGPVMAYEALKPYVKEGLECRFVSNIDPTDVGETLKGLDPETTLVIVASKTFTTLETLTNARQARNWLLKTLEAQGVPTEGAVAKHFVAVSTALDKVEDFGIDPQNAFGFWDWVGGRYSVDSAVGLSLAIALGRDGFADFLAGFRTMDRHFAQAPAKENVPLLMGLLNVFYVNFAGAATHAVLPYAQYLHRFPAYLQQLTMESNGKRVRWDGTPVTSATGEVFWGEPGTNGQHAFYQLIHQGTQLIPADFIAFANPTFPLQDGEADQHELFLGNFFGQTKALAFGKTADEVRAEGVAEELVSAKVFPGNKPTASIMAPALTPSVLGQLIALYEHITFVQGIVWGIDSFDQWGVELGKAMAKQLTGAVAGDEEAIAAQDASTRGLIEYYRANRR; encoded by the coding sequence ATGACTACCCCGATTGATGCAACCACGACGCCCGCATGGGCACGCCTGACCGAGCTTAACGACGCGCTCGACGTCGATTTTCGCCAGTGGTTTAAAGACGATTCCCGCGCCGAGAAATTTACCTTCCGGGCGGGCGACCTCTACGTTGACCTGTCGAAGACTTTCCTCACCGATGAGGTGCAGGACGCGCTCCTAGAGCTAGCAGAGCAAGTGAATCTGGCCGAGCGTCGTGAGGCGATGCTCTCGGGCGAGCGAATCAACGTCACCGAAAACCGCGCGGTGCTCCATACCGCCCTGCGCCGTGAGAAGGGCGAGGTCGTGCGGGTCGATGGCGACGACGTCGTCGGCGGAGTGCACGAGGTGCTCGATCGGATGTATGCCTTTGCGGACAAGGTTCGCGACGGCGAATGGACCGGCATCACCGGCAAGCCAATCCGAACTGTGGTCAACGTCGGCATCGGCGGCTCGGATCTGGGGCCGGTCATGGCCTACGAGGCGCTCAAGCCGTATGTGAAGGAGGGGTTGGAGTGCCGCTTCGTATCGAATATTGATCCGACGGATGTGGGGGAGACCCTCAAGGGGCTCGACCCGGAGACGACGCTCGTCATCGTCGCGTCCAAGACGTTCACGACTCTCGAAACCCTGACGAATGCCCGCCAGGCGCGCAACTGGCTTCTTAAGACGCTCGAGGCGCAGGGGGTACCCACGGAAGGTGCGGTGGCCAAGCATTTTGTGGCCGTCTCGACCGCCTTGGATAAGGTGGAAGATTTCGGTATCGATCCGCAAAATGCCTTCGGCTTTTGGGACTGGGTTGGTGGACGTTACTCTGTCGATTCGGCTGTGGGGCTGTCGCTGGCGATTGCGCTGGGTAGGGACGGTTTCGCGGATTTCCTCGCAGGTTTTCGCACCATGGATCGCCACTTCGCGCAGGCGCCCGCTAAGGAGAATGTGCCGTTGCTCATGGGCCTGCTCAATGTTTTTTACGTCAACTTCGCGGGTGCGGCCACGCATGCCGTGTTGCCCTACGCCCAATACCTGCACCGTTTCCCGGCCTACCTGCAGCAGCTGACGATGGAGTCGAACGGCAAGCGCGTGCGCTGGGATGGCACTCCGGTCACCTCCGCGACGGGCGAGGTATTTTGGGGGGAGCCGGGCACGAACGGCCAACACGCTTTCTACCAGCTCATTCACCAGGGCACCCAGCTGATTCCGGCTGATTTCATCGCTTTCGCCAATCCGACCTTCCCACTCCAGGACGGCGAGGCCGATCAGCACGAGCTTTTCCTGGGCAATTTCTTCGGTCAGACGAAGGCGCTCGCCTTCGGCAAGACGGCCGATGAAGTCCGCGCTGAGGGGGTCGCGGAGGAGCTGGTCAGCGCCAAGGTTTTCCCCGGCAACAAGCCCACCGCCTCGATCATGGCACCTGCGCTCACGCCGTCGGTGCTTGGCCAGCTTATTGCGCTCTATGAGCACATCACGTTCGTCCAGGGTATCGTGTGGGGGATCGACTCCTTCGACCAGTGGGGTGTTGAGCTTGGCAAGGCGATGGCTAAGCAGCTCACGGGCGCTGTTGCAGGCGACGAGGAGGCGATCGCGGCGCAGGACGCTTCAACTCGCGGTTTGATCGAGTACTACCGGGCAAATCGGAGGTAA
- a CDS encoding TsoY family (seleno)protein has translation MIRDLHERYSPLYFLAALGFGGMSVLFFMNLMHLTPHPNSVMPTFDSICAAWATGNTGYRAAIIAGYAGFIPFFLAHLYLLAWNLREFFTWRRTDAYTEVRNSNAEVTLMAVPLTLGMTINGLFIASMIFIPGLWDVIEYLMPLAIVLYGSVGILALIYLSRYLIRVMHNTFDFKANGGLNQLLSSFTFTMVAVGLAAPAAMTTNPTVVTIAGALSLFFTVIAILLFLVFFPLGAMSMLRYGLSLGNSATLWLGVPIITLLAITYLRLRHGVVTVAALNPNAPAIPGTSVWLAALLALMVAAQLAFLGLGHLAMTSNGFYKRFVFSRQEQSPAAFTLVCPGVALSVLTFFLLNVGLVKNNIFPVGSVGFVALLVAAYAVQAATLVLMASLVKNQLLRAEA, from the coding sequence ATGATTCGCGATCTCCACGAGCGCTATTCCCCGCTGTATTTCCTGGCCGCCCTAGGGTTTGGCGGAATGTCGGTGTTATTCTTTATGAATCTCATGCACCTGACCCCACACCCGAATTCAGTCATGCCAACCTTCGACAGCATCTGCGCAGCGTGGGCGACAGGCAACACCGGCTACCGCGCCGCTATCATCGCAGGCTATGCAGGCTTCATCCCCTTCTTCCTCGCACACCTCTACCTGCTCGCATGGAACCTGAGAGAATTCTTCACTTGGCGCCGCACCGACGCCTACACAGAGGTACGCAACTCCAACGCCGAGGTCACCCTCATGGCCGTGCCCCTCACCCTGGGCATGACCATCAACGGCTTGTTCATCGCAAGCATGATATTCATCCCCGGCCTATGGGACGTCATTGAATATCTCATGCCGCTAGCGATTGTCCTGTACGGATCGGTCGGCATCCTGGCCCTTATCTACCTGTCGCGCTACCTCATCCGCGTCATGCACAACACCTTCGACTTCAAGGCCAACGGCGGACTCAACCAGCTTCTGAGCTCCTTCACTTTCACCATGGTCGCCGTCGGGCTGGCAGCGCCGGCGGCGATGACGACCAATCCGACCGTCGTCACCATCGCGGGCGCCCTGTCCCTCTTCTTCACTGTGATCGCAATCTTGCTCTTCCTCGTCTTCTTTCCCCTGGGGGCGATGAGCATGCTCCGATATGGCCTTTCCCTGGGCAATTCCGCCACTCTATGGCTGGGCGTGCCGATCATTACATTGCTGGCGATCACCTATCTGCGGCTGCGCCACGGCGTCGTCACCGTCGCCGCGCTCAATCCCAATGCCCCAGCAATTCCCGGCACTTCCGTCTGGCTCGCAGCCCTGCTTGCCCTCATGGTCGCCGCCCAGCTCGCCTTCCTCGGTTTAGGACATCTCGCGATGACCTCAAACGGCTTCTACAAGCGCTTTGTCTTCAGCCGCCAAGAACAGTCCCCTGCGGCATTCACACTCGTGTGCCCCGGCGTCGCGCTATCGGTGCTCACTTTCTTCTTGCTCAACGTGGGACTCGTCAAGAACAACATTTTCCCCGTCGGCTCTGTCGGCTTTGTCGCCCTTCTCGTGGCAGCCTACGCCGTCCAAGCCGCCACGCTGGTTCTCATGGCCAGTCTCGTCAAAAACCAACTCCTGCGCGCCGAGGCATGA